One window of Calonectris borealis chromosome 28, bCalBor7.hap1.2, whole genome shotgun sequence genomic DNA carries:
- the CDC34 gene encoding ubiquitin-conjugating enzyme E2 R1 produces the protein MARPLVPSSQKALLLELKGLQEEPVEGFRVNLVDEGDLYNWEVAIFGPPNTYYEGGYFKARLRFPIDYPYSPPAFRFLTKMWHPNIYETGDVCISILHPPVDDPQSGELPSERWNPTQNVRTILLSVISLLNEPNTFSPANVDASVMYRKWKESKGKDREYTDIIRKQVLGTKVDAERDGVKVPTTLAEYCVKTKTPAPDEGSDLFYDDYYEDDEMEEEADSCYGDEDDSGNEES, from the exons ATGGCGCGGCCCCTCGTGCCCAGCTCGCAGAAGGCGCTGTTGCTGGAGCTcaaagggctgcaggaggagcccgTGGAAGGGTTCCGGGTCAACCTGGTGGACGAGGGGGACCTCTACAACTGGGAGGTGGCCATCTTCGGCCCCCCGAACACCTACTATGAGGGCGGGTACTTcaag GCTCGTCTCCGGTTTCCCATCGACTATCCCTATTCTCCTCCTGCCTTTAGGTTCTTAACCAAAATGTGGCACCCCAACATCTACGAG ACCGGCGATGTCTGCATCTCCATCCTCCACCCGCCGGTGGACGACCCGCAGAGCGGGGAGCTGCCGTCGGAGCGGTGGAACCCCACCCAGAACGTGAG GACCATTCTCCTGAGCGTGATCTCGCTGCTGAATGAACCCAACACGTTTTCTCCAGCCAACGTGGACGCCTCCGTGATGTACCGCAAGTGGAAGGAGAGCAAAGGGAAGGACCGGGAGTACACGGACATCATCAG GAAGCAAGTCTTGGGCACGAAGGTGGACGCTGAGCGGGATGGCGTGAAGGTCCCCACCACGCTGGCAGAGTACTGTGTGAAGACCAAGACTCCAGCCCCGGATGAGGGCTCAGACCTCTTCTATGATGACTATTATGAGGATGATGAGATGGAGGAGGAAGCAGACAGCTGTTACGGTGATGAGGATGACTCCGGCAATGAGGAATCTTGA